A section of the Paenibacillus odorifer genome encodes:
- a CDS encoding ADP-ribosylglycohydrolase family protein, producing MAGWERLQETVQFEIAQRGEEGCEIDGFADKLAAAGADELKLMQVYNELMELTISEDFPYQEPSSLEEIRQLRPEGPRKLEADWSEAEWRDKFYGAWLGRSVGCALGKPLEYWDYLYGKDGRPGWENIELWFQGADAWPITGYTPGHSRAEAEYGLGLSEWTHASTRETIKYMESDDDIRYTVLGLMLLEQKGLNWDSWDIGKLWHTHLTYSQVCTAETQSYMNFAQETSHLHGEKPADWLVRQERVRMHLNPYREWIGAAIRADGLAYGAAGYPELAAELGWRDASFSHVKNGIYGEMFNAAMISAAFAEKDNERILEIGLSEIPRTSRLASEVLRGIDIAQKAKSERDLVRNIWDTFSHYDAVHTNNNAALVAASLVYGGNDFEKTVVTSVYGGMDTDCNGATVGSIMGAKLGASKLPASWIEPLHDTLYADLPGFHPIAISECAERSYQVFLKIRRELGEKA from the coding sequence ATGGCAGGATGGGAGAGACTTCAAGAGACCGTGCAGTTTGAAATTGCTCAGCGTGGAGAAGAAGGTTGCGAGATTGATGGGTTCGCGGATAAGCTAGCGGCTGCTGGTGCCGATGAGCTCAAGCTGATGCAGGTATACAATGAGCTAATGGAGCTTACGATCAGTGAGGATTTTCCGTATCAAGAGCCATCCTCTCTGGAGGAGATTCGTCAACTACGTCCAGAAGGCCCACGTAAGCTTGAGGCGGACTGGAGCGAAGCGGAATGGAGAGATAAGTTCTATGGAGCCTGGCTCGGTAGAAGTGTCGGCTGCGCACTCGGGAAACCGCTGGAGTATTGGGACTATCTCTATGGGAAAGATGGCCGTCCGGGCTGGGAGAATATTGAGCTATGGTTTCAGGGTGCGGACGCCTGGCCAATTACTGGCTATACGCCTGGGCATTCACGGGCAGAGGCTGAATATGGTCTTGGCTTAAGCGAATGGACACATGCCAGTACCCGCGAGACGATCAAGTATATGGAAAGCGATGACGATATTCGTTACACTGTCCTGGGTCTTATGCTGCTGGAACAGAAAGGTCTGAACTGGGATTCTTGGGATATCGGAAAGCTGTGGCATACACATTTAACATATAGTCAGGTGTGCACGGCGGAGACACAGTCATATATGAATTTTGCGCAGGAGACCTCTCATCTGCATGGCGAGAAGCCTGCGGATTGGCTGGTGCGGCAGGAAAGAGTGCGGATGCACTTAAACCCTTACCGCGAGTGGATTGGTGCCGCTATACGCGCAGATGGACTGGCTTATGGTGCAGCAGGTTATCCTGAGCTTGCGGCAGAATTAGGCTGGCGTGATGCTTCATTTTCACATGTGAAAAATGGCATCTACGGTGAGATGTTTAATGCGGCGATGATATCGGCAGCTTTTGCAGAGAAGGATAATGAACGGATCCTAGAGATTGGCCTTAGTGAGATTCCGCGTACCAGTCGTCTTGCCAGTGAGGTTTTGCGGGGGATAGATATTGCGCAGAAGGCCAAAAGCGAGCGGGACTTGGTTCGTAACATTTGGGATACTTTTAGCCACTATGATGCGGTCCATACAAATAATAATGCTGCTCTTGTAGCCGCGTCGCTTGTTTATGGCGGGAATGATTTTGAAAAAACAGTCGTCACTTCCGTATACGGTGGAATGGATACAGACTGTAACGGGGCAACTGTGGGCTCAATTATGGGAGCGAAGCTTGGAGCAAGTAAGTTGCCGGCTTCATGGATTGAACCGCTTCACGATACGTTATATGCGGATCTGCCCGGATTTCATCCGATTGCGATTTCGGAATGTGCGGAACGCAGCTACCAAGTGTTCTTGAAGATTCGCAGAGAGCTTGGCGAAAAGGCATAA
- a CDS encoding nucleoside hydrolase, with protein sequence MPTPIIIDCDPGHDDAIAILLAIANSEKLDLRGITTVGGNQILDKITENALKVISFVNADIPVAKGAAGPLFGKLVTGEEAHGESGMDGPLLPPSKFRPVEQGAVEFMLNIIRSSEEKITLVPMAPLTNIALLITAYPEIKDRIEKISLMGGGISYGNVTSTAEFNIYVDPEAARIVFESGIPITMSGLDVTDKAAIFEDEILALKERGPVSTMVGELLDFYSIYGKKMGYVGSALHDPCAVAWLLHPELFEFEHLYVTVETEGKLTRGMTVADRRKKTDRPANVQVLVGVDREAFMRLIFDSLEKLDQELLLAAEGK encoded by the coding sequence ATGCCAACACCTATTATTATTGACTGCGATCCAGGGCATGATGACGCAATAGCGATACTGCTTGCCATAGCAAATTCGGAGAAGTTAGATCTGCGCGGGATTACAACGGTTGGTGGAAACCAAATTTTAGATAAAATCACGGAAAACGCCCTGAAGGTGATCAGCTTCGTGAATGCTGACATTCCTGTAGCTAAAGGGGCTGCTGGCCCACTGTTCGGCAAGCTTGTTACAGGTGAGGAAGCGCATGGTGAATCGGGCATGGATGGGCCGCTTTTGCCCCCAAGTAAATTCCGCCCTGTAGAGCAGGGTGCTGTGGAGTTTATGCTGAATATCATCCGTTCTTCAGAGGAGAAGATTACGCTCGTGCCGATGGCTCCTTTAACAAATATCGCACTGCTAATCACGGCTTATCCAGAGATTAAAGACAGAATTGAAAAAATCTCACTGATGGGCGGAGGTATCTCTTATGGGAATGTCACCTCTACTGCGGAGTTTAATATCTATGTAGATCCTGAAGCAGCCCGTATTGTGTTTGAGTCGGGGATTCCGATCACAATGAGTGGTCTGGATGTGACCGATAAGGCTGCTATTTTTGAAGATGAGATCCTAGCATTGAAAGAGCGGGGACCAGTGTCTACAATGGTCGGAGAATTGCTGGATTTCTATTCGATTTACGGTAAAAAAATGGGCTATGTCGGCAGTGCGCTGCATGATCCATGTGCTGTTGCCTGGCTGCTGCATCCGGAACTATTTGAATTTGAGCATCTATATGTAACGGTGGAGACAGAAGGCAAGCTGACGCGGGGAATGACAGTTGCAGACAGACGGAAGAAGACGGATCGTCCAGCGAATGTGCAAGTATTGGTGGGAGTTGACCGGGAAGCATTTATGAGGCTGATCTTTGATTCACTGGAAAAGCTTGATCAAGAGCTGCTGCTAGCGGCTGAAGGGAAGTAG
- a CDS encoding ABC transporter permease, producing MNSLFDVIFTTDFAFSVLRVTTPILFAALGALISNRAGIINIGMEGIMLVAALAGVIISSYTHSAWVGLLGAVLSGTLIAGILAFFTLKFKTHIILGGVAINMFASGGTVFILYLLSGDKGSSTSLASKVLPSVQIPLLKDIPVLGPILSGHHILTYVSILAVFVVYYLLNRTPLGLRIRSVGENPHAAQSVGVSVVKIQYMALLLSGFFAGLGGAYMSMGYLSLFTRDMIAGRGWIAIAAESMGRSTTVGTALTSLLFGTADALSNALQVLKIPAELIATLPYVATVIGLVIYAVSETRKKNKKLKSPLVK from the coding sequence GTGAATAGTTTGTTTGATGTAATTTTTACAACTGACTTTGCGTTCTCTGTCCTTCGCGTGACGACTCCGATTCTGTTCGCCGCGCTCGGCGCACTCATCTCCAACCGTGCAGGGATCATTAACATTGGGATGGAGGGCATCATGCTTGTTGCCGCTTTAGCGGGTGTCATCATAAGCAGCTATACGCATAGCGCGTGGGTAGGTCTGCTTGGGGCGGTGCTGTCTGGAACATTGATCGCTGGAATATTAGCTTTTTTCACCCTGAAATTCAAAACACATATCATTCTCGGGGGTGTGGCCATTAATATGTTCGCTTCGGGAGGAACTGTGTTTATCCTCTATCTGCTTAGTGGCGACAAGGGTTCTTCCACTTCTCTGGCGAGTAAAGTTTTGCCTAGTGTCCAGATTCCTTTGTTGAAGGATATCCCGGTGCTTGGACCTATTTTATCGGGGCATCACATTCTGACGTATGTTTCTATATTGGCTGTGTTTGTTGTCTACTATCTATTAAATCGTACACCGCTTGGACTGCGCATTCGTTCAGTGGGCGAAAATCCACATGCGGCTCAATCCGTGGGTGTAAGTGTTGTGAAAATACAGTATATGGCTTTGCTGCTTAGCGGATTTTTTGCCGGTTTAGGCGGTGCTTATATGTCGATGGGGTATTTGTCACTGTTTACCCGCGATATGATCGCTGGCCGGGGCTGGATTGCCATTGCCGCTGAGTCGATGGGAAGAAGTACGACCGTAGGCACGGCGCTGACCTCTTTATTATTTGGTACTGCAGATGCATTGTCGAATGCTCTACAGGTGTTGAAGATTCCTGCGGAGCTAATCGCTACTCTTCCTTATGTAGCCACAGTAATTGGACTTGTGATCTACGCAGTATCTGAGACACGAAAAAAGAATAAAAAACTTAAAAGCCCGCTAGTTAAATAG